In Candidatus Promineifilum breve, one genomic interval encodes:
- a CDS encoding ABC1 kinase family protein, with product MAETSSIDSVRESLRLQQVYNVFVRYGLDILFSHFGMVDGWRRRMQDWVWDLPDNLEIPSLPTKVRLMIEELGPTYVKVGQILSSQASVIPPDWETELARLQSDVPPFPSEQVRETIISELKAPPEQLFATFEPASFAAASTAQVHRATLHDGTEVVVKVQRPDIQKQMKADVGIMINAANVIARRSQALRAIDLPGMVDQFGSNAIRELNYSGEAYNAFRLSQNMAGCPGVHIPHVYTDYSTSRLLTMEFVRGVKISNLAAIDAAGIDRQALAMNTLRALIKQLMFDGFFHADPHPGNLLVNLQTGDVTFIDTGMVGELELAQRLSLIQLLIALQNQDVDATATMLKSLSVPFMGAVDDKAYRKDFQRTLGPYMIGGARLDFSQSLSLSMDVLRRHGLRLDPNLTLAVKALMQVIAMGSLLFPDEDVGQLSVAIIREEALNLVTADNIQNAAGKVAGTALRQVADNLPSLSTATASWLKQYRKGRFEVHVDTSDVAREVDKIAHIGRQAVIAVILVGLIIGSAITTVGVGLGGFDGPGWEFVARIAGLGYILSSIVAGVIVLRLAWRWLRGGDPGAD from the coding sequence ATGGCCGAGACATCGTCTATCGACTCCGTGCGCGAGAGCCTGCGGCTGCAACAGGTCTACAACGTCTTCGTGCGCTACGGGCTGGACATCTTGTTCAGCCACTTCGGCATGGTGGATGGTTGGCGGCGGCGCATGCAGGATTGGGTGTGGGATTTGCCCGACAATTTGGAGATTCCCAGCCTGCCGACCAAGGTGCGTCTGATGATCGAGGAGTTAGGCCCGACCTACGTCAAGGTGGGGCAGATCCTCTCCAGTCAGGCGTCGGTCATCCCGCCCGATTGGGAGACAGAACTGGCCCGGCTGCAAAGCGACGTGCCGCCTTTTCCGTCCGAGCAGGTGCGCGAGACGATCATCAGTGAACTGAAAGCGCCGCCCGAACAGCTTTTTGCCACCTTTGAGCCGGCGTCCTTCGCCGCCGCCTCGACGGCCCAGGTGCATCGGGCAACGCTTCACGACGGCACCGAGGTCGTGGTCAAGGTGCAACGGCCCGATATCCAGAAGCAGATGAAGGCCGATGTCGGCATCATGATCAACGCCGCGAACGTCATCGCCCGCCGCAGCCAGGCGCTACGGGCCATCGACCTGCCGGGGATGGTGGATCAATTCGGCAGCAACGCCATTCGCGAACTCAACTACTCCGGCGAGGCCTATAACGCCTTTCGCCTGTCACAGAACATGGCCGGCTGTCCCGGTGTGCACATTCCCCACGTCTACACCGACTATTCGACCAGCCGCCTGCTGACGATGGAGTTCGTCCGTGGTGTGAAAATCAGCAACCTGGCGGCTATCGACGCGGCGGGAATCGACCGGCAAGCTCTGGCCATGAACACCTTGCGCGCGCTCATCAAGCAACTGATGTTCGACGGCTTCTTCCACGCCGACCCGCACCCGGGCAATCTGCTGGTCAATTTGCAGACCGGCGACGTGACCTTCATCGACACGGGCATGGTCGGCGAGTTGGAACTGGCGCAACGGCTCAGCCTGATCCAGTTGCTGATCGCCCTCCAGAACCAGGACGTCGATGCCACCGCCACCATGCTCAAGAGCCTCAGCGTCCCGTTCATGGGCGCAGTTGATGACAAGGCTTACCGCAAGGACTTCCAGCGCACCCTCGGCCCCTACATGATCGGCGGGGCGCGGCTGGACTTCTCGCAGTCGCTGAGCCTGTCGATGGACGTACTGCGCCGGCACGGGCTGCGGCTGGACCCCAACCTGACGCTGGCCGTTAAGGCGCTGATGCAGGTCATCGCCATGGGCTCGCTGCTGTTCCCTGATGAGGACGTGGGCCAACTGAGCGTGGCCATTATCCGCGAAGAGGCGCTAAACCTGGTAACGGCCGACAACATCCAGAACGCGGCCGGCAAAGTAGCGGGGACGGCCTTGCGGCAGGTGGCCGACAACCTGCCCAGCCTGTCGACGGCCACTGCCAGTTGGCTCAAGCAGTACCGCAAGGGGCGCTTCGAGGTTCACGTGGACACCAGCGACGTAGCCCGGGAAGTGGACAAGATCGCCCACATCGGGCGGCAGGCGGTCATTGCCGTCATTCTGGTCGGCCTGATCATCGGCTCGGCCATCACCACGGTGGGCGTCGGTCTGGGCGGCTTCGACGGGCCTGGTTGGGAGTTCGTCGCCCGGATTGCGGGGCTGGGCTACATCCTGTCGTCCATCGTCGCCGGGGTGATTGTGCTGCGGCTGGCCTGGCGTTGGCTGCGCGGCGGCGACCCCGGCGCCGATTAG
- a CDS encoding ferredoxin reductase family protein gives MGLRNRAIFWFFVYGFLVFFPLFIAATTRPPGDRAAIVEISVACGFIGLAMLALEFALVSHLRPVALPFGMDALIQFHRELGTMALVFVLAHPILLFVNGLPVSTLNPFSGTPVTQLGSFALIAMLLIVGLSFGRKRLKFKYEYWQLTHGLLSVAAFAIAIWHMAQVDRYFSIPTMRGLWFLYAILLIGLLLYYRVALPIHMLRRPWVITENKPEAGASRTLTLKPEGHKGWSFSGGQFAWLTTMRSPFSIYHHPISMSSGGEMDMTGTIQFTIRDLGDWSGATVPKLQVGDKVWVDGPYGVFTIDNEQAQGFVLLGGGVGITPMRSIIHTMLQREDYRPIVLFFATNTADDLTFRDELDAIAARYDNIEVVYVLAGPPADWPGETGYVTREVLERHLPPQWARFMYFICGPEPMMDAMEKVLVEMGVPGDHVQTERFNMV, from the coding sequence ATGGGACTTCGTAACCGCGCGATCTTCTGGTTTTTTGTCTATGGCTTTCTGGTCTTCTTCCCGCTGTTCATCGCGGCCACCACGCGGCCGCCGGGCGACCGGGCAGCCATCGTCGAGATCAGCGTCGCCTGTGGCTTTATTGGCCTGGCGATGCTGGCGCTGGAATTCGCCCTTGTCTCCCATTTGCGGCCGGTGGCGCTGCCGTTTGGGATGGACGCGCTCATCCAGTTTCACCGCGAGCTGGGCACGATGGCCCTGGTCTTCGTCCTGGCCCACCCGATTCTGCTGTTCGTCAACGGCCTGCCGGTCTCGACGCTCAACCCGTTCAGCGGCACGCCCGTCACGCAACTGGGTAGCTTCGCCCTGATAGCGATGCTGCTGATCGTGGGCCTGTCCTTCGGCCGCAAGCGCCTGAAGTTCAAGTACGAATACTGGCAACTGACCCATGGCCTGTTGTCGGTGGCCGCTTTCGCCATCGCCATCTGGCACATGGCCCAAGTCGACCGCTACTTCAGCATTCCGACCATGCGCGGCTTGTGGTTCCTCTATGCCATCCTGCTCATCGGCCTGCTGCTGTACTACCGCGTCGCCCTGCCCATTCACATGCTGCGCCGGCCGTGGGTCATCACCGAGAACAAGCCGGAGGCCGGCGCCTCGCGTACGTTGACCCTGAAACCCGAAGGGCACAAGGGCTGGTCATTCTCCGGCGGCCAATTCGCCTGGCTGACGACGATGCGCTCACCCTTTTCCATCTACCACCATCCCATTTCCATGTCTTCGGGCGGCGAGATGGACATGACCGGCACGATCCAGTTCACCATCCGTGATCTGGGCGACTGGTCGGGCGCGACCGTGCCCAAGTTGCAGGTCGGCGACAAGGTCTGGGTCGACGGGCCCTATGGCGTCTTCACCATCGACAACGAGCAGGCGCAGGGGTTCGTGCTGCTGGGCGGCGGCGTGGGCATCACGCCGATGCGCTCCATCATCCACACCATGCTCCAGCGCGAAGACTACCGGCCCATCGTCCTCTTCTTCGCCACCAACACCGCCGACGACCTGACCTTCCGCGACGAGCTGGACGCCATAGCCGCCCGCTACGACAACATCGAGGTCGTCTACGTCCTGGCCGGCCCGCCAGCCGATTGGCCCGGCGAGACGGGCTATGTAACGCGCGAGGTACTGGAACGTCACTTACCACCCCAGTGGGCGCGCTTCATGTACTTCATCTGCGGCCCAGAGCCGATGATGGACGCGATGGAAAAGGTGCTGGTCGAAATGGGCGTGCCCGGCGACCACGTGCAGACCGAACGCTTCAACATGGTCTAG
- a CDS encoding YqhA family protein, translating to MMTRILSGTRFLILVPILGLALAASFFFLFGGLGLICTLVEVLVTAIAHPGVAHTASLPVEVEIVEYVHRFLIGTVLYITAVGLYQLFIHQIQFPSWLKIDSTEELETNLIGVTIVVLAVNFMGVVFTHEAADLLQYGAGIALPIAALALYIGLRSWSTNLSKKTAHELEGHNQPGEVEKESASQ from the coding sequence ATGATGACTCGCATTCTTTCCGGAACCCGCTTTTTGATTCTGGTGCCAATTCTGGGGTTGGCCCTGGCCGCGTCGTTCTTCTTTCTCTTCGGCGGGCTGGGATTAATCTGCACCCTGGTGGAGGTTCTGGTCACCGCCATTGCCCACCCCGGCGTAGCCCACACGGCCTCGTTGCCGGTCGAGGTCGAGATTGTCGAATACGTCCACCGCTTCCTGATCGGCACCGTGCTCTACATCACCGCCGTGGGCCTCTATCAGCTCTTCATTCACCAGATCCAGTTTCCGAGCTGGCTGAAAATCGACAGCACCGAAGAGCTGGAGACGAACCTGATCGGCGTGACGATCGTCGTCCTGGCCGTCAACTTCATGGGCGTCGTCTTCACCCACGAGGCGGCCGACCTGTTGCAGTATGGCGCGGGCATCGCCCTGCCGATCGCCGCGCTGGCGCTCTACATCGGCCTGCGCTCCTGGTCGACCAACCTTTCCAAGAAGACCGCCCATGAACTTGAGGGCCATAACCAGCCCGGTGAAGTTGAAAAGGAAAGCGCATCGCAATGA
- a CDS encoding phage holin family protein, translating into MHPRVHLKKSFNWRMLLMRVLVNMLALAFTALVVPKIFFVDQSLLAWIIMGAALGILNAVVKPIIQFLTLRFIFVTVGLVLVVINAAMLYLLSWLMPDLFAVDSLLWAVVGGLVLGIANAFLENLLGLSPPIVSEKYPATRQRVQDRQLHRTATERARIEATGKIVAPAASAAGEVAAIAEAAGVEMPAVAEVLSAAPVTD; encoded by the coding sequence ATGCACCCTCGGGTACATCTTAAGAAAAGCTTTAACTGGCGCATGCTGCTGATGCGCGTCCTGGTCAACATGCTGGCCCTAGCCTTCACCGCCCTGGTGGTGCCGAAGATCTTTTTCGTGGACCAGAGCCTGCTCGCATGGATCATCATGGGCGCGGCTTTGGGCATCCTCAATGCCGTGGTCAAGCCCATCATCCAGTTCCTGACGCTGCGGTTCATCTTCGTCACGGTGGGGTTGGTGCTGGTTGTGATCAATGCCGCCATGCTATACCTGCTCTCGTGGCTGATGCCCGATCTGTTTGCGGTCGATAGCCTGCTGTGGGCGGTAGTCGGCGGTCTGGTTCTGGGCATCGCCAATGCCTTTCTGGAGAACCTGCTGGGCCTGTCGCCGCCCATTGTGTCAGAGAAGTACCCGGCCACCCGGCAGCGCGTTCAGGACAGACAGTTACACCGCACGGCCACCGAGCGGGCACGGATTGAGGCGACGGGCAAGATCGTTGCGCCGGCCGCCTCGGCTGCCGGTGAAGTGGCGGCCATTGCCGAAGCGGCCGGAGTTGAGATGCCGGCCGTCGCCGAAGTTCTGTCCGCCGCGCCGGTGACGGACTAG
- a CDS encoding DUF2252 domain-containing protein has product MNTDTRDIAALPPTAPGLSVADRYEIGRNRRKNVPRSAHADWQPLPERDMPAVLEATNQNRVAALVPIRHDRMAVSPFTFYRGAPAVMADDLSHTPGSGLMVQLCGDCHISNFGLFASPERNLVFDLNDFDETLPGPFEWDVKRAAASIVIAARNANLNTRDARRAVLMALRVYREKMHELAERSYLNTWYSVVEADVFLKVAGKKNRQTATAGLSRVQAKDRLRAFAKLTELVDGERRIINDPPIVHRLDKHEDEVRQWVTSLFETYYESLEDSRKHLLARYRLVDVAHKVVGVGSVGTRCFISLWLGKDDADPLFLQVKQANPSLLEPYLGRSTYDHPGRRVVAGQRLMQATSDIFLGSASSAGDAYFIRQLYDMKGSADLSQIPAAYLERYAALCGAVLARAHARSGDAAQIAGYMGRSDRFDEVLAKFAFRYADQNDADWKTFKRAIKDGRIEVRTE; this is encoded by the coding sequence ATGAACACCGATACGAGAGACATCGCCGCCCTGCCCCCCACGGCGCCTGGCCTTTCGGTCGCCGACCGCTATGAGATCGGCCGCAACCGGCGCAAAAACGTCCCGCGCTCGGCCCATGCCGACTGGCAGCCGTTGCCGGAACGCGACATGCCGGCCGTTCTGGAGGCAACCAACCAGAATCGCGTGGCGGCGCTGGTGCCAATCCGCCACGATCGCATGGCCGTCTCGCCCTTCACCTTCTACCGCGGCGCGCCGGCGGTCATGGCCGACGACCTGTCGCACACCCCTGGCAGCGGTCTGATGGTGCAATTATGCGGCGATTGCCACATCAGCAACTTCGGCCTGTTCGCCTCGCCGGAGCGCAACCTGGTCTTCGACCTGAACGACTTCGACGAGACGCTGCCCGGCCCGTTCGAGTGGGACGTGAAGCGCGCCGCGGCGTCGATCGTCATAGCCGCCCGCAACGCCAATCTGAATACGAGAGACGCCCGGCGGGCCGTGCTCATGGCGTTGCGCGTCTACCGGGAGAAGATGCACGAGTTGGCCGAACGGAGCTACCTCAACACCTGGTATAGCGTCGTCGAGGCCGACGTGTTCCTGAAGGTGGCCGGCAAGAAGAATCGCCAGACCGCGACGGCCGGCCTGAGCCGGGTTCAAGCCAAAGACCGGTTGCGGGCCTTTGCCAAGCTGACCGAACTCGTGGACGGCGAGCGGCGCATTATCAACGATCCGCCGATCGTCCACCGGCTGGACAAGCATGAAGACGAGGTGCGCCAGTGGGTGACGTCCCTCTTTGAGACCTACTACGAGTCGCTGGAAGACAGCCGTAAGCACCTGCTGGCGCGCTACCGGCTGGTGGACGTGGCCCATAAGGTCGTCGGCGTTGGCAGCGTGGGCACGCGCTGCTTCATCTCCCTGTGGCTGGGCAAGGACGACGCCGACCCGCTGTTCCTGCAAGTGAAGCAGGCCAACCCGTCGCTGCTGGAGCCTTATCTGGGGCGCAGCACCTACGACCACCCCGGCCGGCGCGTCGTGGCCGGGCAGCGGCTAATGCAGGCTACGTCCGACATCTTCCTGGGCAGCGCCAGTTCGGCCGGCGACGCCTACTTCATTCGCCAACTGTACGACATGAAGGGCAGCGCCGACCTGTCACAGATTCCGGCCGCCTACCTGGAGCGTTACGCCGCGCTGTGCGGGGCTGTGTTGGCCCGCGCCCACGCCCGCAGCGGCGACGCGGCCCAGATCGCGGGTTACATGGGTCGCTCGGATCGGTTCGATGAGGTGCTGGCGAAATTCGCTTTTCGCTATGCCGATCAGAACGACGCCGATTGGAAGACCTTCAAACGCGCCATCAAGGATGGCCGCATTGAGGTCCGCACGGAGTGA